Genomic window (bacterium):
ATTCGGCTTTCGCCCTCCTCGGCCGGTCGAAAGGCATTTGCACCTGCGCGGAAAAATACGCGTATGGGTCGCTGTTTTTTCGATCCACCGGGCGCGGGCGGAAAACGAGTTTAATGCCTCCCAGCCGGAACGGGTAGCGTTCTTTCGTTATTTCATCGCGGATAAGATACGGAAATTCCCTTTGCCTGTCCGCCGATTCATCGACCGAGACATTTTTGCATAGCCTCGAATCGGGTTTGAACGGTATGGAAACGGGAAGAACGGTTGCAAGCGACGGATTCTTGATGATGTCTTCTATCTCCGAATCCGATAGTGGCGGAAGTCCGGATGCATCGGGATTCCAGCGATCCTGCCCTTTTTCCTTCCGGGTGTCGGCTTTCGGCATGACTACGCGCATGAATAAGGTTTTCGCCGCAAAATCCGCCTTGTAGTATTTCAAATCGGGCCATGGATCGAAGCATTCCTCAAGCTCGTACCAGATCGGATGTTTGTCGAAGGACGGCCGCGAAAAGCCGATGGGTTTGGGCATCCTGTCGTCAAGAAACCGGCTGTTGTAATCGAGAAGCACCTTTAGATCGTCGGGGAATCCGGGCCAGTCGTCGGCATGCTCCGCCAGCCATCCGAAAAACAGGTGGTCGCCGAAGGCTTCGCCGTCCGCTTCCCGCAGATTATGAAAAATCGCCTTTCTCCGCTCGATACGCGATTCAAGGTAGGCGTGCTCGACGGGTTTTTTCGGTTTCCACAAGCCTTCGTCGGCCCATGCGGCCATAACGCGGTTTATTCCCTTGACCATCCGGCCGCGGATTCTTACATCGTCCCTCATCTTGCGTCCGGGTTGCGATTGGGCCAGCAGTTGCGCGGATTGTTTTGTGCGCTGTTCTTCGTATTCGCGGAAAAAGCCGTAGCGCTCGGCGAAAAACCTCTCGTGCTTTTTTTCGAATTCGTCCCGCGCGGCCCGCCAATCCGCACGGTCTTTCTCACGCTGCTTGCGCAGCTCGCCCTGGCTTCTGATGTGATGCGCCGCGGTGTTGTATAGCTTTTCGGACCAGCCTATTCCAAGCATTTCGTCCCGGTCGAACTGGACTATGCCGCGCTTCTGAAAATCCAAAAGCCAGTCCGTCATGTACTCCGGTTTTTCCTTTGGATGAACGTTTGAAAATCCTGTTTTCGTTATCTTCGTGAGTCTCTGGAAAAAACCGTGCATGTTCTGCGGGACGCGGATGTCCGATCCTTCGGGCGCGACCAGAAACCAGTCGCTCATCTCGCCCATTCGGAGCGCGATTGTTTTGGCCTCGTCAAAAGCAAAGCCGTAACGGTCCTGGAACCGCTGCACGAATTGCATGAACTTGTGCTTGACCGCGGCCTTCCCCTCGATTCCGAGGCTCTTTGTCGCCTTTTCAATGTCTCCGCCGGCGCGGGCGATTTCCGCGGCTCTGCGGAGATGCAGGTATTCGGAAATGACGAATTCGAGCTGGTGGCTCCACAACCTGTGCGTGAGCCAGAGATACGATGAAATTCTCGGCGATCCCGGATTTAGCATCGCGGTGAAAGTTTTAGTTATAACCTGCGGAGACATGTCCCATTACGCTCCTTGTTGGACCGGCGAAACCGACTCCAATTTTACCACGCCCGCGGATTCTTTAATCCCTCGCCTCCCACACCGCGTCGCGCAATTTGGCATAGGTGCGGCATAGGTGCGGCGGGGCGAACCCGCGCAGGTTTTGGCGGTGGATGCGGCGGCCGCCATCCGGCCCGATGCCGCGGCCGCGATGGCGGGCGGTTTGGCGGCCGCGATGCGGTTACGCATATGCGAGCGCACGGGCTTGCCGGTGAAAGGGCGAAAGCAAGCTCCCGCACTCCCAAATCGGGCGCACGCATTGAGAAATCCCGCTGGGACGGCGCAAGGAAGCGGGCGCACGCAGCGAGGAATCCAGGGTAGACGGCGCAATGAATCCGGGCGAGGCGCCCGGCCTCCTGTCGATCAATTCTCCTGGAAAAGCGTCGGGGCGGTTTCGACCATAGCCGAAAGGGCGCCCGCCGCGTCCCGGATGTTGTCCCAGTGCACGTAGATATAGATATCCGACAGCATCGTCACGATTTCGAGGACGTTTATCCGGCGGCTGGAAATCAGCCCGGTAATCTCGGAAAGCACGCCCGGCTCGTCGATGAAACTGCTGCTGCGCAGCCGGATTTCGCCGATGTCGCCCTTTATCGTGATGTTCTGGAAGGCGTCGCGGTGCTCGGCAAGGAAGTTGTGCAGCACGCTGTACGCCTCTTCGCCCCGGCGGTCGTCCAGGTAAATCTGGATGAACCGGTCGGTGCCGACGATGCTGTTGATCGGGATGCCCGAAAGCCGGTCGGCGATTTCCGCCAGCAGCCCGGCCTGGCGGGCGAGGTTCGTCCCGACGAGGGTGACGACGGCCAGTTTCGCCGGATTCGTGAAGATGCTGGCCTGCGAGCTGCCTAGGATGGTCGTGCCGGAGGAGCCGAGGCGGTCGAGGTTCTTGTAATCCATGATCCGCGCCTTGATTTCTTCGGTCTTGAAGCGCAGGGCGCGGGGGTGGATGACGCGGCTGCCGGCGCCGCTCATCGCTTCCAGATCCTCGACGGAAAGCTCCTCGATCAGCTTCGCGTTCTTGCCGGCCATGCGCGGGTCGGCGTCGAGCACTCCCTCCACGTCGGTGACTATGATCACTTCGTCCGCGCCGATGTATCGGCCCGCGATAAAGGCCGTGATGTCGCTCCCCCCCCGTCCCAGCGTAACCAGCTGCTCGGTGGAGGAGAGCGCGAAAAATCCTGCGATGACGGGGACGGCGCCGCCGCGAAGGTGCGGGGTGACGTAGCGGCGGAAGCGCTGCTGGGTCTTCTCGCTGCGAAGGGTGATGCTGCGCTCCTCGTTTATTTTCGTCGTGGCGATAGGAGAATTGTCGTCGCTGTCAACAATAATCGGCCAGTTTTCGCGGTCGGTGGGAATGAACGGAACGGGGGTGACCTTGAGAGACTTCAGCGCGGCGCACATCATCAGGACGCTGTTCTGCTCGCCCTGGAGCGCGATGCGGTAGACGTCCTGCGGGTCCGCGCCGCCGTTTGCGACCGCGTACGCCGCGGTCAGCAGGCGGTTCGTGTCGTCGCCCATCGCGGAGAGCACCACCGCCACCTGCTCGCCCGCCTCGGTGAGCCGCGTCACGCATTCGGCCGCGCGGCGCATGCGGTCTGGATCCGCGATGCTCGTTCCGCCGAATTTGATCACTCTGCGCAAGGAATTAACGCCGCCGCAGCGGGGATGAAAAGTTTAGCACAAGGGGGGAATCCGGCTCGGGCTTGAATCTTGGCCTATGCGAAAACATCGTAATCCGCGAAGGGATTTATTTCATACAGCCGCAGCAGGCATCGCTCAATCGATCTCATATATTGGTCTGGCAGATCGCCTATTTTCGGGAAGGAAAGACGCGATACGTCCAGCACCCTTGTTTGATAAACCAGGAAAGTTGTATTCAGAGGAAGACCGGCGACTCCGCGAGGCACATTGACGGCATAAGAATACGATTCATGCGCTTCTTTGAATTTGGTGCCGGGAATTGCCACTACAAGTCCGCGGGCGACTGACAAGTGAACGGTGCTGATTATTACCGCAGGCCTTCTTCCGGCCTGCTCGCGGCCAATCACGGGATCCAAATCGGCAAAAAACACCTCACCCTTGTTCGCGGCGAATCGCTTCATCCGACCAATCCTCGTCCGGGTTCAAACCGTCCATCATTGTGCATGCAAATTCCTGCGCAATCTCCTCGTCTTCCCGCGCCAAATCCGGATCGTCGGCACCGGCATAGAGCTCGGCAATGAATTTTCTCTGCTCCAGTTCCCAATTGAACTTGCGAATTGCAAGCCGGAAATATTCGGAGCGGGTGGCCAAACCGAATTCACGGCCCAATTCGTCCGCCTTCCGAATATCGCCTTCGGATAGGACTACCGTAGTTCTGACTTTCTTCGAGATCCTCATGACAGCTTGAGTATACCATATATGCGCGTTTTTTTCATACAAAAACGCGACTGAGGCGATTTTGCCGCCGATTTCTCCCCCTACTCATACCTCAGCGCTTCTATCGGGTCCAGCCGGCTGGCTTTGAACGCCGGGTAGACGCCGAAAAATATGCCGATCAGCGAGCTTATCGCCAGCGTAGCGATGATTATCGGTATGGGCATATGCACCGGCCAGTCGGTTTTAAGCATCCCGCCGAGCCATTTCGCGACGCCGAATCCGGTCAGCACTCCGCCAGCCAAACCGAGCAGTCCGCCTATGAACGTCAGCACGACGGCCTCGATGAGAAACTGCAGCAGAATCACGACGCGCTTCGCACCAATCGCCATCCGCAGGCCGATTTCGCGCGTGCGCTCGGTCACCGAAACCAGCATGATGTTCATGATTCCGATTCCGCCGACGAGAAGGCTGATTACCGCGATTACGCCGAACGTCGTCACGAGGCCGTTGACGAACGTGTTCGCGAACTCCAGAAAATCGCTCGCGAACATAATCTCGAAGTTGTCCATCGAGGGATCTGGCACCCGGCGCTGGCGGCGCAGGACGCGCTCTACAAGCTTGGTCGCCTCGTCCACCTTTTTTAAGTCCGCCACTTTCGCGATGATGTATTGCACTTTTTTCGAGCCGAGGAACCGGCTCTGCACCGTTGTGTACGGGATGAACAGCGCGTCGTCAAGCCCCTGGCCGCCGATGTTGCCGCCCTTTTTCTTGAGAATTCCGACCACCGTTACCGCCTGCTGCGAAAAGCTTCCGGTCACCAGTATCCGCTTCCCCATCGGATCTTCCAGAGGGCCGAACAGCTCGTCCGCGACGTTCTTGCCGAGGATGACGACGCGGGAGCGCGCCAGGATGTCGCCGGCGTCAAGGAAGCGGCCGCGCTCCAGCTCCATACCGTAGGCCTCGCGGATGAACTCCATCGTCCCTTCGATGATGATGCTTTTGTTCTTCTCCCGGTACTTCGCCTGGCCCTGCATTTCGTATGCGGGATAGACGATGCGGAAAATGTCCCCCCCCTCCCGGCGTATCGCGTCCACGTCCTCCATTTCGAACAGCTTGGGCATCATCATCGCGCGGCTCTGGCCGGCGCGCTGGGGGACGACGGGCATGATAAACATCACGTCGTTGCCCATGCTTGCGATCTGGTTGGAAAACATGTACTTGAGGCCTTCGCCGAGGGAGACGATGCTTATCACGGCGAGGACGCCTATCATCAAGCCCAACAGCGTGAGAAAACTCCTGACCTTGTTCATCATCAGGTTGCGCCACGCTATCCGGAAGTTCGTGCCGAGTACGCCCAATTGCGCTCCTTACTCGCTTTCCTCGGCGGAGACCTGCACGCCTCCGCCGCCGAAGTCCTTGCGGGTGGACAGCGGGACGTCCTTGACCATGACAAGCTCGCCTTCCTTGAGGCCTTCCTTGATTTCGGTGGACGTGTAATCCGTGGCGCCGATCGTAACCTTGCGCTTTTCCGGTTTGACGCGTCCCTTGGCGTCCGAGCCTTTTACGTAAACGATGTATCCAAGCTCGTCGTCGGTGCGCACCGAATCGTACGGAACCACAATTACGTCTTCGACCGTCTGCGCGATTATTTCGACGTTTGTTGTCATCGCGGACAAAAGCTTGCGCTCCGAGTTGTCCACTTCGATAATCACGGTGAAGCTCGTGATGCCGCCCTGCGTCGTGCCTTGCTGGAAAACGTTGACGATTTTGCCTTCGAATTTTTCGTCCGGCAGGGCGTCCACGGTAACGTTGGCCTTCTGTCCTATCGCGATTCGACCGATGTCGATTTCGTCCACGCTCGCGCGTATCTGGATGAATGTGAGATCGGCCACTTCGCAAATCGTGGTGCCCTCGCCGAACGTCCCCACCGAGCTTATCACCGTGTCGCCGACTTCGACCATCTTGGACAAAACGGTGCCTTTGATCGGGGATTTAATCGTCGCGTCGCCCAGCGATTTCTGCGCATCCTCCAAATCCACTTTCGCGAGCTGCCACGAAATCTCCGCGGATTTTATATCTTCCGGGCTGACTTCTTCCGAGTGGATCGAAAGCTGCTCCTCGGCCTGACGCAGCGCAAGCCGCGCGTCCTCCAGCCGCTTCTTCGCGTCGTCGTACTCCTGGCGCGTCGCGTATTCCTTTTTATAAAGCTCGTCAATTCTTTTGAAGTAGTCCTCGGCGCTTTCGACCGCGAGCCTGGCCGAGTCCACGTTCGCCTGAAGCGATGCGAGTGTTTTTTTGTTGCTCCCGTTTTTCAGCTGCTGCAGCTGGATGTAGCGCAGCCGCTCGGATAGCTGCGCGCGGCGCAAATTGATCTTCTGGTCGGTCTGGTCGAGGACAGCGATTTCCGAGCCGGGCACCAAATCGTCGCCTTCCTTGATGAAGAGTTTTTCGATCTTGCCCGAGGCTTCGCTTTTCACCTTGACGCGCGTGCGCGGCTCGACCGAGCCGGTCGCCTTGATGATGACGTTGATGTCGCCCCTCTCCGCGGGCTTGAACCGGTCGTCTTCCTTTGCATCCTTCTTCGCCACGGAGTCGCCGCCAAGCTTGATGTTGCCCTTGCTCGCGAAGAAAGCGACCGCGATCGCCGCCGCGACGACCGCAAAAAACAAAACTATCCGCGCTGGCTTGCTCATATATTAACCCTGCGGCGGTTTGAAGACGTACATCAAGGCAAAGATGCCGGACGTCATCGCGAGCCCGATGGCCGCATAAATGAGTGCGACCGTCCATGCGCGGCCCGGCTGGTTGTGCAGCCCGAAAATCAGGCCGAGGACGAACAGGTAAAAACTCCAAACCGCAAAGACGTCAATCGTGCCGAGAACTTTGAATAGCACCCCGTCCCCGGAAATAATCTGCGAAAGCGAAAGCGTCCAAGGAAACATCGAATCTATGTAGTCTTCGTAGCTCGAAATCGCGGGAGTCTGGCCCATCTTGTAAACGCCGTTGATAAGCTGAGTGAATATCACGGGCATCCACGACCAGGCGACGATTGAATACAGCTTTTTGAAATCCACGTTTTCGAGAAGAAAAGTGCCGAGAACGAACGTTATCGCCGCGCCGACGAGCCAAATGAACAACAGATTCAACGGCGTGAAAAACGCGCCGACGTACTGCGAAATCGTCGTCGCACCCTCCACGGCCGCGTTGCCGGGGATGCCCATCACTTCGTTGAACTGCCTGCGCGCTTCGTTCATCAATCCCATCTGCATCAGCGTCGCGACAATCATGGAGGCCCCGCCGACAACGAACGGCGTCAGCCAGTCGTTGTGGTAGTAGATGTTTTTGAAGACGGATGAAGGCTCTACGAAAATGTTCAACAACTTCGCGCCGAATCCCATTTTGGGAGGGATATCGTTTTGACGTACCCAGTATTCGCCGGGCGCTGGGCCGGCGGGAGCACCCGTGATTTCTGACATCCTGCAATCCTCCTTGGGCGGAAGCCGGAAGATTATAGCGCCGCGGGCGCGGCCGGGCCGAATCCCGCGGACGAATCCATGATGAGTCCACTCGGGCGAAAGTTCCAAGCGCGCGCGGCGCGCGGCGGATTATCTTGACGCAATCGAAGGAATCGGTCGGCTGTCAACCGACGGAGGTCTTCCAGCTTCTCACGAAGGCGATCACCAAAACCGCGACGATCGCGTACAGGAACGCGACGCGCGAGGCCTTGCGCGGGTCGTTGCCGAGACCGAAAACCAAACCGACGTACAGCAGGTACACGCTCCAGAGCGCGAAAAGGTCGAACGACGAAAGCACTTTGTAAAGCGTTCCGGGTGGAATGAACCTTGCCGGCGAAAGCGTCCAAGGCGTCGAGACGCGTATCCAGTCGTTCATCGAAGCGACGGAAGGATCCGAGAAATTCTTCGCTATCGAGTCAATCAAAGGGCGGAAGGCAAGCGGAAGCGAAGAGAAAGCGACCACCGAAAACAGCCGATTGAATTCGACGCTGTCCAGCAGGAAACCCGCGAAGGCAATAACGCCGGCGACGACGAGCCAAATCGCGATTATCGCAAGCGGTGCGAGAAAAAATCTAAGCCCCGGATGCGCGGCGGAAGTGACATCCACCGGCATCTCAATCTGGTGGCCAAGTTCCTTGCCGCGCCATAGAAAAATCGCGAAATCCGCCTTGGCCTTCGAGTCGAAGCGGAAACTCGCGGCGGCCGAGATTATGTTTGTCAGGCTGGCGAACACGAAGGGCGTCAACCAATCCGGATAATGGTAAACATCCTTGAAAACTTCAGCCGGCCACGTCCAGATGTATTTCAGCTTGTCGGCAGAGGACATCGGCGGAGGGCGGTTGGGATCATACATGGCGGCGCCGGAGCGGCCAGAGCCGCCCCATCCGGACGACGCCCATTTCGAGAACCGCTCCATTCAGCACCCCGGGGCAACCGCATGAAAGAGCGGCTCGATTATACCGCAAACCGGAAGAGGCGGAACCGCGCGAAATCAGCAACGATTGCGCAAAAAAAAACCGGCGGTCGCCCGCCGGTTTGTTTGATTCGGAAACTATGCTCGGCTACGCGCCGGGGTACTAGAAGTACCAGCCCCAGCGGTTGAAGCCTTCGTCCTCGAAGTCGCCTTCGCCGAAAGCCCATGCGGTTTCATTACCGCAAATCCACTCGCCGCCGGGATCGCCTCCGTTCCAATTCCAACGCGTGAAGCGCTTCCAGCTGCCGTTGCCTTCCGAGAAAAAGCCGCCGTTTTCGCCGCCGTCCCAGCCCATGCCGGTCTGGCCGTCGCAGGTCGAGACGTGGAACGCGACGTAATAATCAACGCCTTCTTCAAGATCGAAACCGGTGAATTCTGGCTGGTCGCCCGCGCCTATGCCGATTTCGAAGGTGTACGTTTCCGGATATTCAAGCGGATCGCCGTCGGGGAAGGTGACTTTCCACGGCCGCTGGCCGGGCGCAAAGTCGGGAATCTCCGTGCCGATGTAGAACTGCAGCTCGGTGAAGCAGAATCCATCTTGATTGCCAATCTCAAGCCCTGACTTCTCATAGGCCATTAATATAGGATCGCGAGGCGATCTATCTAGAGCTCCGGCCGCAAAATGAAAAATCTGTCAACTGTCGAATTCTGGCCAAATTACTCTCCTCTTGCATTCCGCGCCTGGGATGCCGATAATCGCCGCGATGCCCGGAATCGTTTCAAATCTGTATGCCACCGTCGAGGACGCGTGGCGGTACGAAAGCGACTATTCGGACTACAAGGACGACCTTCCGTTGCTATCGGAGCTTGCCGCGGCCGCGGGCGGGCCGGTTCTTGAGCTGGGCGCGGGCACGGGGCGCGTTGCTATCCACCTGGCAAGGCGGGGAATCCAGGTCGCCGCGCTCGAATCGAGCGACGGAATGATCGAGCTTTTCGAGAGGAAGCTCGCCTCCGAGGACGTCGCGGTCAGAAACAACGTGCGGATTGTCAGAGGCGATATGCGGACGGCGTCGTTTCCATCCCGGTTTCCGCTGATACTAGCGCCGTTCAACTTCCTCCAGCTGATAACGGGCAGGGCGGAGAGGGTCGCGCTCCTGCGCCAATGCCACCATTCGCTGGTCAACAGAGGAAAGTTGTATCTTGAAATCGCGGCGCCCCATCACGAGCTTTTGACCGGCAAAAGGGTGCATCAGCAGTACGTGAAAGAGTTCTTCGACAGGAACCGCCGCCAGTGGGTGACGCTTTTCCAATCGCACGAATATTACCCGGCGGAGCAGGAAATCACGCTTGAATACTTATACGTCTATCACCGGCAGGACGGAATAACGGAGAGAATCGCCCGATTTGTGACGCTCGCGGTGATTTTTCCGGTCGAGTTGGACGGGCTTTTGGAGCAGGCGGGATTCGTCGTAAGGGAGAAATGGGGGGATTTCGACAAATCCCGGTTTGGAAAGGCTAGCCGAAGGATGATCTGGCTTGCCGAAAAGCCCTGAAAAGCCTGAAAAGTCCCGGAAACAACGATTTTTTCGCTTTTGCCAAGATTTTTCCCGAAACTATTGATTTGCCGTTGAAAATGAGCTAAGATGGGCGTCCCCGTCGTCGAAGAGGGGTATCTGAGGGGGCGGGGCTGGTGCGGGTAGGTTGCAATTTCGGGAAACGCCGGACCGTTTGGATTGACTTTTGTCCGAGCGCATCTGCGGCGTGCGTCCGAAATTAACAAGTTACTCACATTCTGGTGTTTATATGTTGAAAACCGCTTGACCCGACAGGAGACCCGGATGACCCGGTCGCGCGGTACCGAACTGCTTGACTCGCTCAAGAATGCTTTAAAAGACGAGATACCACGCCCGAAGTACGAGCTGCTCATCGCGCCGTTGAGCTGCGAGCAGGCCGCGGACAACAAGCTGGTTTTGGGAGTGGAATCCGCGATGCTCCAGACCTGGATCGAGGAGCAGTACGGCCACCTCATCCGGGAGCATGCCGGAAGGATTATGGGCGGCCCGGTCGAGCTTGAATTCCAAATCGTCGCGCCCGAGTTCCGCTCGATGGCGGGCACGAGCGTGCAGGACGGCAGGCCGGGATTTTCCGATGAAGAAGGGACGACTATCGCGGAGAAGCCCACGCTCAATCCGCGCTTCACATTCGAAAACTTCGTAGTCGGCCCCGCAAACAGCTTCGCCTACAGCGCGTCGCTCGCGGTCGCGGAGCGACCCGGATACATCTACAATCCGCTCTTCATTTACAGCGGCGTGGGCCTCGGCAAGACCCACCTGCTCCATTCCATCGGCCACCTCGCCTACAATCTGGACAACTCGCTTTGGATTAAATACGTTACGAGCGAGAAGTTTACGAACGATTTCATTCACAAGGTCCGCGGCGGGCGGATGGAGGAGTTTTACGACATCTACCGGCAAGTGGACGTGCTTTTGATAGACGACATCCAGTTCCTTGCGGGCCGCACCGAAACCCAGCAGGAGTTCTTCCACACGTTCAACATCCTCGTGGAGCAGGGCAAGCAGGTTGTGATTTCATCCGACCGCTCGCCCAAGGATCTGAAAAATCTGGACGACCGGCTGGTATCGCGGTTTTCCGGCGGACTCATCACCGACATCGCTCCGCCGTCGTTCGAAACGCGCATCGCCATTCTCGAAAAGAAGGCCAAGCTGGAAGGCGTCACGCTTCCGCAGGACATCGGCGTCTACATCGCGAAGCACATAACCGACAACATCCGCGATTTGGAAGGCTCGCTCATCAGGCTGCTCGCGTACACCACGCACCGCGGCGAGCCGCTTACGCTCGAAACCGCGGAGGTCGTGCTGGGCGGGCTGATCGACACCAAGCGCACAGGCGCCGGTATTGACATAACCGGAATAATTTCCACGGTCTGCGAGTACTTCAACCTCAACTCCAAGCTGCTGCTTTCGCCCAACCGCACCAAGAAAGTCGCGTTCGCCCGCCAGATAACGATGTACCTGGCGCGGGAGCACACGAACCTTTCGCTGGCCCAGATCGGCTCGGAACTGGGCGGCCGCGACCACTCCACGGTTATTTACGCCTGCGAGAAAATCCGCAAGGAAATGGTCGAAGACCCTTACGTGGAATTGACGATCAAAAACCTTTCCAAGTTGATAACCTAGCCTATAGTTTTGTTGATAACTATTAAGAATTGCGCGCGCGGAAGCGCTGACCAACAGGCAAGGGACGGCCATTCGCCATATCGGTTGAAAAGCGTCGCCAATTTCCAACGTCTTATCAATACGGGCGGGTGTTTATTCATGCGGGATTGCTCAATTCCCCAACATATCAACAGGCCTGCTGCTACTACTAGGTTTTATATATAAATGATATAGTATTAATCCGCCAACCCGGCGGAAGGATACGGGGATGAAGGTAAGCGTAAAACGAAACGATTTGGACAAGGCCCTCGGAACAGTGGCGCGCGCCGTTTCCACCAGGGCACTCGGCAGCTATCAGCAGTTCGTAAAAATAACCGCCTCCGAAGGCGCGATCAGCCTGGAAGCGACCGACGACGAGCTTTATATAAAGGTTGATATCGCGGCCGATGTTGCAGAAGCGGGCGATCTGCTTGTCAGCCCGCTCATTTGCGACCTCGTTGGCAAAATGGCGGGCGAAAACATCGAAATCGTCAAGGACGGCGGCAAGCTCACTATTAAAGGCGGCCGCAGCCGCTACCAGCTCGTCTGCGCCGCCACCGACATCTTCCCGCGCGTCGCGGAGTACAAACAGGGCAAGTTCGTTTCGGTGAAAAGCGGAGTCCTGGCCGACGCGCTCGGAAAAACGACGTTTTGCGCGTACAAGGGAGCGGGCGAGCGTTCGAGCTATTACA
Coding sequences:
- the dnaA gene encoding chromosomal replication initiator protein DnaA, translating into MTRSRGTELLDSLKNALKDEIPRPKYELLIAPLSCEQAADNKLVLGVESAMLQTWIEEQYGHLIREHAGRIMGGPVELEFQIVAPEFRSMAGTSVQDGRPGFSDEEGTTIAEKPTLNPRFTFENFVVGPANSFAYSASLAVAERPGYIYNPLFIYSGVGLGKTHLLHSIGHLAYNLDNSLWIKYVTSEKFTNDFIHKVRGGRMEEFYDIYRQVDVLLIDDIQFLAGRTETQQEFFHTFNILVEQGKQVVISSDRSPKDLKNLDDRLVSRFSGGLITDIAPPSFETRIAILEKKAKLEGVTLPQDIGVYIAKHITDNIRDLEGSLIRLLAYTTHRGEPLTLETAEVVLGGLIDTKRTGAGIDITGIISTVCEYFNLNSKLLLSPNRTKKVAFARQITMYLAREHTNLSLAQIGSELGGRDHSTVIYACEKIRKEMVEDPYVELTIKNLSKLIT
- a CDS encoding efflux RND transporter periplasmic adaptor subunit; the encoded protein is MSKPARIVLFFAVVAAAIAVAFFASKGNIKLGGDSVAKKDAKEDDRFKPAERGDINVIIKATGSVEPRTRVKVKSEASGKIEKLFIKEGDDLVPGSEIAVLDQTDQKINLRRAQLSERLRYIQLQQLKNGSNKKTLASLQANVDSARLAVESAEDYFKRIDELYKKEYATRQEYDDAKKRLEDARLALRQAEEQLSIHSEEVSPEDIKSAEISWQLAKVDLEDAQKSLGDATIKSPIKGTVLSKMVEVGDTVISSVGTFGEGTTICEVADLTFIQIRASVDEIDIGRIAIGQKANVTVDALPDEKFEGKIVNVFQQGTTQGGITSFTVIIEVDNSERKLLSAMTTNVEIIAQTVEDVIVVPYDSVRTDDELGYIVYVKGSDAKGRVKPEKRKVTIGATDYTSTEIKEGLKEGELVMVKDVPLSTRKDFGGGGVQVSAEESE
- a CDS encoding ABC transporter permease — its product is MGVLGTNFRIAWRNLMMNKVRSFLTLLGLMIGVLAVISIVSLGEGLKYMFSNQIASMGNDVMFIMPVVPQRAGQSRAMMMPKLFEMEDVDAIRREGGDIFRIVYPAYEMQGQAKYREKNKSIIIEGTMEFIREAYGMELERGRFLDAGDILARSRVVILGKNVADELFGPLEDPMGKRILVTGSFSQQAVTVVGILKKKGGNIGGQGLDDALFIPYTTVQSRFLGSKKVQYIIAKVADLKKVDEATKLVERVLRRQRRVPDPSMDNFEIMFASDFLEFANTFVNGLVTTFGVIAVISLLVGGIGIMNIMLVSVTERTREIGLRMAIGAKRVVILLQFLIEAVVLTFIGGLLGLAGGVLTGFGVAKWLGGMLKTDWPVHMPIPIIIATLAISSLIGIFFGVYPAFKASRLDPIEALRYE
- a CDS encoding YIP1 family protein, which produces MSEITGAPAGPAPGEYWVRQNDIPPKMGFGAKLLNIFVEPSSVFKNIYYHNDWLTPFVVGGASMIVATLMQMGLMNEARRQFNEVMGIPGNAAVEGATTISQYVGAFFTPLNLLFIWLVGAAITFVLGTFLLENVDFKKLYSIVAWSWMPVIFTQLINGVYKMGQTPAISSYEDYIDSMFPWTLSLSQIISGDGVLFKVLGTIDVFAVWSFYLFVLGLIFGLHNQPGRAWTVALIYAAIGLAMTSGIFALMYVFKPPQG
- a CDS encoding class I SAM-dependent methyltransferase produces the protein MPIIAAMPGIVSNLYATVEDAWRYESDYSDYKDDLPLLSELAAAAGGPVLELGAGTGRVAIHLARRGIQVAALESSDGMIELFERKLASEDVAVRNNVRIVRGDMRTASFPSRFPLILAPFNFLQLITGRAERVALLRQCHHSLVNRGKLYLEIAAPHHELLTGKRVHQQYVKEFFDRNRRQWVTLFQSHEYYPAEQEITLEYLYVYHRQDGITERIARFVTLAVIFPVELDGLLEQAGFVVREKWGDFDKSRFGKASRRMIWLAEKP
- a CDS encoding type II toxin-antitoxin system PemK/MazF family toxin translates to MKRFAANKGEVFFADLDPVIGREQAGRRPAVIISTVHLSVARGLVVAIPGTKFKEAHESYSYAVNVPRGVAGLPLNTTFLVYQTRVLDVSRLSFPKIGDLPDQYMRSIERCLLRLYEINPFADYDVFA
- a CDS encoding YIP1 family protein; its protein translation is MERFSKWASSGWGGSGRSGAAMYDPNRPPPMSSADKLKYIWTWPAEVFKDVYHYPDWLTPFVFASLTNIISAAASFRFDSKAKADFAIFLWRGKELGHQIEMPVDVTSAAHPGLRFFLAPLAIIAIWLVVAGVIAFAGFLLDSVEFNRLFSVVAFSSLPLAFRPLIDSIAKNFSDPSVASMNDWIRVSTPWTLSPARFIPPGTLYKVLSSFDLFALWSVYLLYVGLVFGLGNDPRKASRVAFLYAIVAVLVIAFVRSWKTSVG